The nucleotide sequence GGGTCGTGACCAGCGGCGATGCTCCGTCGATCGGGCTCGGCGGGCCGTCGTCGGGGTGGGCCGCAGGCCGCGCTGCGGGCGTCGGCGGCGCGCGGTGGCCGCGGCCGTCTGGGCGCGCGGACTCGAGCGCCGTCGTTTCCCTGTCACGGCCGCTGTCCCCCGGCTACAGTGGCCGAATCGGCCGCCAGAAGCGGATGACCAGCTCACGACTTCACAAAGGTGTGATCCCCCAGTGGCAGAGTCCCAGGACCGTCCCGCCCCCTCGACCGCAGACGCGCAGGACTCCGGAGGGCGGCGGCATCCGCGGCCGGGCTCCGAGCCCTGGATGCGGACCTACTACGCCGGCGCTCCGGCACAGGATCTCGACAGGCGCGGCGAGGACGTGCTCGCGGCCCGTGCCCAGCGCCACCGCGAGCTCGCCCAGCACCGCGAGCGCGGCGAGGTCCTGATCACCACCCTGGACGAGGGCTCGCGCACGGTCGTGCTGATCGTCGCCGACGACGTCCCCTACCTGGTCTCCACGCTCAACGCCCGGATCGCCGGCGACTGGGGCGGCGCGCGCCTGGTGGTGCACCCCATTCTGCGGGCCACCCGCGACGACGACGGCGAGCTGCGCTCCGTCGACGAGCTCGAGGACGTTCGTGCCATCTCCAGCGGCGACACGCAGACCATCCCGATCGTGGGGGCCCTCGGCGAGACGTCCGCGGCGGAGTCCTGGATACAGGTCGAGCTGGCCGAGCACCTGGACGAGTCCCAGGCGCAGGAGCTCATCGAGGGCCTGCGCCCCGCACTGCGCACGGTCGCGCAGATCGATGCGGATCACGACGACATGGTCCGCTGGGTCGGCAGCGTCAACGACTCCCTGAGCCCCATGCGCTCGCAGCTCGACGACGTCGAGCCGGCCCAGGAGTTCCTGACCTGGCTGCTCGACGGGCGCTTCGTGCTCATGGGCGTCAAGGAGTACGACCTGCGCGAGGACGACGAGGGCCTGTACCTGTCCTCCGTGGAGGGCAGCGGCCTGGGCATCCTCGCCGAGACGGAGGAGAAGTCCGGACGCCCGCGGCGCCTGACGGTCCAGGCCGCCGAGCACGCGCGCGATCGCCAGGCGATGTTCGTGACCAAGGCGAACACCCGTTCGGGACTGCACCGCAACGACTACCTCGACTACATCGGAGTCCGCCGCTTCGACGCGGACGGCCAGGTCGACGGCGAGTACCTGATCCTGGGCCTGTTCGCCCGCAAGGCGTACTCGACCTCGGCCCGCAACACCCCGTGGGTGCGGGACAAGGTCCGGGCCGTCTCCGAGACCTTCGGCTTCCGCCCCGACTCCCACTCGGAGCGCGACCTGCAGTCCGTGCTCGAGGAGTACCCGCGCGACGAGCTGCTGCACATGTCCGTGGAGGAGGCCGTGCGGGCCGCCCGCGGGGTCGTCGAGCTCGACGAGCGACGCGTGACCCGCCTGTTCTGCCGCACGGACCTCTTCGGGCGCTTCGTCTCGGCCGTCGTCTACCTGCCGCGCGATCGCTACAACACCGAGGTCCGCGAGCGGATCTCGGAGATCCTCACCGAGGCCTACGGCGCGGTGGACGTCGACTTCGACGTCTCGCTGTCGACCTCCTCGCTGGCCCGGCTCTTCTTCCGGCTGCGCCTGCCGCAGGACACCCCGCCGCCGGTGGATCACGAGGACCTGCAGCTGAAGGTGCGCAAGGCCGCCCGCTCGTGGCCCGAGGCGCTGTCCATGGAGATCGAGGAGCTCTTCGACCCCGAGCGCGCCCGGGAATACGTGCAGCGCTGGGCGGAGGCGTTCCCCGCGGACTACCGCGCCCATTACGAGATCGACGAGGCCATCGAGGACCTGCGCCGCTGCGAGATGCTGTGGGGCCGTGACGAGGCCCTGCCCGCCGAGGTGCGCGTGGCGCCGTCCACGGCCGAGGGTGAGCCCGTGCGCGTCAACGTCTACCTGACCCGCAGCCTCACGCTGACCGAGATGCTGCCCATGGAGCAGAACCTCGGGCTCACGGTGCTGGACCAGAAGCCGTACCAGGTCCGCACCGGCGACGGCCGCGAGTTCCAGCTCTACGACTTCGGCGTCGAGCTGCCTGAAGGCGTGGATGCCGTGGGCCCCGACGACGCTCGCACCGAGGACCTCATCGAGGAGATCCTCTGCGCCGTGATCTCCGGTCGCTCGGAGTCAGACTCCCTGGACCGGCTCGTGCTCGCCGAGCGCATGCACTGGCGCTCGATCGCCGTGCTGCGCGCCTACGTGAAGTACCTGCTGCAGCTGCGCGTCCCGCACTCCTTCGAGTTCATGTCGGACACGCTGCTGGCCCAGCCGCAGGTCACCCGGGGGATCGTCGAGCTGTTCGAGACCTCGTTCGACCCGCAGCGCTTCGCCGGCGAGGACGGGCAGCCGGACGACGAAGCCCGCGAAGCCGCCCGCGCCGAGGTGCTCGAGAAGCTCGAGGCCGCCCTGGACGAGGTCCCCTCTCTGGATGCCGACCGCTTCCTGCGCACCCTCGTGGAGGTCGTCTGCGCCACCGCGCGCACGAACGCCTACCAGCAGGGCCGGCCCGCGATCGCGCTGAAGCTCGAGCCGCGGCGCATCTCCGCGGCACCGCTGCCGCGTCCGCGCCACGAGATCTGGGTGTGGTCGCCGCGCGTGGAGGGCACGCACCTGCGCTTCGGCCCGGTCTCGCGCGGCGGGCTGCGCTGGTCCGATCGCCGCGAGGACTTCCGCACCGAGGTCCTGGGCCTGGTCAAGGCGCAGATGGTCAAGAACTCCGTGATCATCCCCGACGGCGCCAAGGGCGGTTTCTTCCCCAAGCAGCTGCCGGATCCGGCGCAGGATCGCGGGGCCTGGGGCGAGGCCGGCAAGGACGCCTACAAGGAGTTCATCGGCTCGCTGCTGGACGTGACCGACAACCTGGTCCCGCAGGAGGACGGCGAGGACCGTGTGGTCGTCCCGGAGGCCGTGGTGCGCCGCGACGGAGACGACTCGTACCTGGTGGTCGCCGCGGACAAGGGCACTGCAAAGTTCTCGGACACCGCCAACGCCATCAGCCTTGAGCGCGGCTTCTGGCTCGGCGACGCCTTCGCCTCCGGCGGCTCGGTGGGCTACGACCACAAGGCCATGGGCATCACCGCCCGCGGTGCGTGGGAGTCGGTCAAGCGCCACTTCTTCGAGCTCGGCCACGACACCCAGACCCAGGACTTCACGGTCGTGGGCGTGGGCGACATGTCCGGCGACGTCTTCGGCAACGGCATGTTGCTCTCCGAGCACATCAAGCTCGTGGCCGCGTTCGACCACCGCGACATCTTCCTGGACCCGGATCCGGATCCTGCGGCCTCCTTCGCCGAGCGCAAGCGGGTCTTCGAGATGGGGCCGTCGTCGTGGAAGGACTACGACGCCTCCCTGATCTCCGACGGCGGCGGCGTCCACTCGCGGTCGTCCAAGTCGATCCCGGTCTCCGAGCGGGTCCGCGAGGTCCTGGGCCTGCCGGAGGGCACCACGGAGATGGCCCCGCCGGAGCTGATGCGCGCGATCCTCAAGGCGCCCGTGGACTTGTTCTACAACGGCGGCATCGGCACGTACTTCAAGGCCTCGACCGAGACCAATGCCGATGTGGGCGACAAGGCCAACGACGCGATCCGAGTCAACGGCGCCGACGTCCGCGTGCGGGTCATCGGCGAGGGCGGCAACCTGGGCGCGACCCAGCTGGGCCGCATCGAGGCCGCTCAGAACGGCGTGCTGATCAACACGGACGCGATCGACAACTCCGGCGGTGTGGAGTCCTCCGACCGCGAGGTCAACATCAAGATCCTCGTGGACCGCATGGTCGCGGCGGGGGAGCTCCCCCAGGACGAGCGCGCCGGGTTCATCGAGTCCATGACCGAGGAGCTGGCCTCGCTCGTGCTGCGCACCAACGTGGCGCAGAACATCACGCTGAGCGTCGACCGCTGGAAGGCCGATGACTATGCGCTGACCTACGCGCGGTTCATGGACTGGCTCGAGGAGAACGCGGACCTGGACCGCGAGATCGAGTACCTGCCCACGGATGAGCAGCTCGAGGCCCGTGCCGAGGACCCCGAGATCGACGAGCCGCTGACCGCCCCGGAGCTGTCGGTGCTCACGGCCTACGCCAAGATCCAGCTCTCCGGCGAGCTGATCCGCTCGGACCTGGCCGAGGACCCCTGGACGGCGCGGATCGTGCAGCGCTACTTCCCGGAGGCTATGGGCGAGCGCTTCGGCGAGGATCTGCAGACACACCCGCTGCGCCGCGAGATCGTGGGCACCCTGGTGGCCAACCAGATGATCAACATGGGCGGGGCCACCTTCGCCTACCGTGCGCTCGAGCAGACCTCGTGCGAGCCCGGCGAGCTGGCCGCGGCCTTCCTGGCGGCGGTCGAGATCTTCGAGCTCGACCCCCTGCTGCAGCAACTGGCGGAGCTGCCGGCCGATGTCTCGACCGAGCAGTGGATCCAGATGATCCAGGACGTCCGACGCCTGCTGGACCGCGCCGTACGCTGGCTCATCAGCCGCGGCCTGTCCCAGCAGCCGGTCGAGCAGGTGGTCGAGGCCTTCGCCCAGATCCCCGAGGTCCGTCGGGAGGGGCTCACCTTCCTGGGAGCCGAGGACGCCGAGGCCGCGCAGCGCCGCGAACAGCTGGCGCTCGAGCAGGGCATCTCGGAGGAGCTCGCGCAGACCTGGTCGCGCCTGCTGGACTCCTATTCGCTGCTGGACATCGTGCGTCTCGCGGAGTCCGAGGGCGAGGATCAGGACCTCGAGCTCGTGGGGCAGCTGTACTTCGCCCTGCACGAGCGCTTCGGCATCCAGACGATGCTGACCCGGATCTCGGGCCTGCCGCAGACCACCCGCTGGGAGGTCCTGGCGCGCATGTCCATGCGCGAGGACGTGTACTCGACGCTGACGTCCATGACCGCCATGGCGCTGCGCGCCGACGGCGAGACGGCCGAGCAGAAGGTCGAGGCCTGGATCGAGGAGAACCGGCAGTCCCTGGAGCGCGTGGGACGCACCCTCCAGGAGATCGAGTCGAGCTCCGGAGGCGATGCCGCCACGGACATGGCGGCCCTGTCGGTGGCCCTGCGCTCCATGCGCTCGCTGATCAGCGCCTGATCACCGGGATCGCCCCCTGCTTGCGACGGCGCCCGCTCCCCTCGAGGGAGCGGGCGCCGTCGTCGTGCGCGGGGTTCCTGTTGGGGAGGCGTGGTTCAGGACTCCTCGGAGCAGACCCCGGCGTAGCGGGTCTCGGAGAGCTCGGTGATCTGATCGATGTAGTTCTGCGTCTCCTGGTACTCCGGGATGCCGCCCTCCTCGAGGATCACCGTGGGCCCGGCGTTGTAGGCGGCCAGGACGAGATCGGTCTCCTCCTGCTCGTCGGCGGGATCGAGCTCGGAGACCATCTCGCGCAGATCGCGCAGGTAGTAGCCCTGCGCGCGGATCGAGGCCTCCGGATCCGTGGCCTCGCCCTCGCCGTAGAGCTCCCAGGTCTCGGGCATGAACTGCGCCAGGCCCTGGGCGCCCACGGGGCTCTCGGCCTCCGGGTCCCAGCGGCTCTCCACGTCCAGCTGCGCGGCCACGAGCTCGGGCGGCAGGGCCGAGACCTCGGCGGCATGGGCGACGTCGTCGGCCCACTCGCGGGGGATGGCTCCGCCGTGATCCGAGCAGCTGGGGTCGCTGTTGTGCGAGATCGTGCCGACGGTGCCGATGATCAGCAGGCCGAGGGCGCCCCAGACGGGCCAGGCGCGCAGCACCGCACCCGAACGGCTCGCGCTCGGACGGCCGGGGGCCGATCCGCCCGCAGCCCGGCTGCCTTCGCGCGGCTTGGGGCGCGGGGGCGCTTTGCGCCGGGCGGCGGAGGCGGCGCGGCGTGAGCTCTTGACGGGGGTGCGCTTGTCGGAAGACGGCATCGCCTCGAGCCTAGGGCACGAGCCGAGGCCGTCGACATGGTCGATGTCGACGGCATCCGCCGGTGGTGCGGATGATCAGGCCCGCGGCGGGCTGTCCCTGCCCTCGGATCCCGCGGAGCGGGTGCCGTCGGGGTCGTCCCAGGCGTTGTCCCACGGCCCGCCCGGACGCGAGCCCGGGACGCCGAGGGACTGCGAGCGGATCACGATGCCGTCCTCAGGATCCGTGGAGCCCGCGCTGCGCGGCGTGCCGTCGGCGTTCACGGCCGGGATCTCGCCGGTGTCGGGCGTGGTCGTGGCCAGGGCCACCGGCTCGT is from Kocuria palustris and encodes:
- a CDS encoding NAD-glutamate dehydrogenase domain-containing protein; this encodes MAESQDRPAPSTADAQDSGGRRHPRPGSEPWMRTYYAGAPAQDLDRRGEDVLAARAQRHRELAQHRERGEVLITTLDEGSRTVVLIVADDVPYLVSTLNARIAGDWGGARLVVHPILRATRDDDGELRSVDELEDVRAISSGDTQTIPIVGALGETSAAESWIQVELAEHLDESQAQELIEGLRPALRTVAQIDADHDDMVRWVGSVNDSLSPMRSQLDDVEPAQEFLTWLLDGRFVLMGVKEYDLREDDEGLYLSSVEGSGLGILAETEEKSGRPRRLTVQAAEHARDRQAMFVTKANTRSGLHRNDYLDYIGVRRFDADGQVDGEYLILGLFARKAYSTSARNTPWVRDKVRAVSETFGFRPDSHSERDLQSVLEEYPRDELLHMSVEEAVRAARGVVELDERRVTRLFCRTDLFGRFVSAVVYLPRDRYNTEVRERISEILTEAYGAVDVDFDVSLSTSSLARLFFRLRLPQDTPPPVDHEDLQLKVRKAARSWPEALSMEIEELFDPERAREYVQRWAEAFPADYRAHYEIDEAIEDLRRCEMLWGRDEALPAEVRVAPSTAEGEPVRVNVYLTRSLTLTEMLPMEQNLGLTVLDQKPYQVRTGDGREFQLYDFGVELPEGVDAVGPDDARTEDLIEEILCAVISGRSESDSLDRLVLAERMHWRSIAVLRAYVKYLLQLRVPHSFEFMSDTLLAQPQVTRGIVELFETSFDPQRFAGEDGQPDDEAREAARAEVLEKLEAALDEVPSLDADRFLRTLVEVVCATARTNAYQQGRPAIALKLEPRRISAAPLPRPRHEIWVWSPRVEGTHLRFGPVSRGGLRWSDRREDFRTEVLGLVKAQMVKNSVIIPDGAKGGFFPKQLPDPAQDRGAWGEAGKDAYKEFIGSLLDVTDNLVPQEDGEDRVVVPEAVVRRDGDDSYLVVAADKGTAKFSDTANAISLERGFWLGDAFASGGSVGYDHKAMGITARGAWESVKRHFFELGHDTQTQDFTVVGVGDMSGDVFGNGMLLSEHIKLVAAFDHRDIFLDPDPDPAASFAERKRVFEMGPSSWKDYDASLISDGGGVHSRSSKSIPVSERVREVLGLPEGTTEMAPPELMRAILKAPVDLFYNGGIGTYFKASTETNADVGDKANDAIRVNGADVRVRVIGEGGNLGATQLGRIEAAQNGVLINTDAIDNSGGVESSDREVNIKILVDRMVAAGELPQDERAGFIESMTEELASLVLRTNVAQNITLSVDRWKADDYALTYARFMDWLEENADLDREIEYLPTDEQLEARAEDPEIDEPLTAPELSVLTAYAKIQLSGELIRSDLAEDPWTARIVQRYFPEAMGERFGEDLQTHPLRREIVGTLVANQMINMGGATFAYRALEQTSCEPGELAAAFLAAVEIFELDPLLQQLAELPADVSTEQWIQMIQDVRRLLDRAVRWLISRGLSQQPVEQVVEAFAQIPEVRREGLTFLGAEDAEAAQRREQLALEQGISEELAQTWSRLLDSYSLLDIVRLAESEGEDQDLELVGQLYFALHERFGIQTMLTRISGLPQTTRWEVLARMSMREDVYSTLTSMTAMALRADGETAEQKVEAWIEENRQSLERVGRTLQEIESSSGGDAATDMAALSVALRSMRSLISA
- a CDS encoding lytic transglycosylase domain-containing protein, with the translated sequence MPSSDKRTPVKSSRRAASAARRKAPPRPKPREGSRAAGGSAPGRPSASRSGAVLRAWPVWGALGLLIIGTVGTISHNSDPSCSDHGGAIPREWADDVAHAAEVSALPPELVAAQLDVESRWDPEAESPVGAQGLAQFMPETWELYGEGEATDPEASIRAQGYYLRDLREMVSELDPADEQEETDLVLAAYNAGPTVILEEGGIPEYQETQNYIDQITELSETRYAGVCSEES